A region of the Arachis hypogaea cultivar Tifrunner chromosome 15, arahy.Tifrunner.gnm2.J5K5, whole genome shotgun sequence genome:
CGTGCAACCAAGCTAAACAAGCAAAATGATAGTCAATTACTCACAAACagttcttttttcaaataaaaaaaatcatccaaaagtAATAGGCATTTTCTGTGGAGGGCAAAGAATAGCACTAACCTTGTAGAGTTGTAGTTTACCGTAGCACCACCACCTCCCTCCGTGCTTTGCACAAACCCGACCTTGAAACTAAGCATAGCTCGTGGACACATTATGCCCTGTGGACACAATCACGCACCACCGAGCACGGCCCGTGAAAAACACTAAACCCAGCCTATGCATGCAAAGCACGGTCCGTTGAAACTACTCAATCCTTGCCCCGTGGATGAAAAGCACGTACGACTCGAGACTTCTATCCTCGAATCTTTGGTGGATGCAACACTACAATAGCAGAGATGTTTCAGTTGAGGAAATGACTAGTGAAAATGTTTAATGGGTTGTTTACATACACGAACCCAGTGTACACATTTAGAAAGGAACAAAAATTTGGAGCCATTGGCTTGTTTAGATACACGAACCGGAGCAGAAAGTACATGTCTTGGTCACAACTTTTATAAGCATCAAAAGCATCATTGCCTCATTCATTTAtgaaattgttatttttttttttttttcagtaatCCTGTTGAATAATAGCAAATATCCCCCTCGTCTGATTGTGAAAGAAATCATTCATGAGAGACTCAactattattttcttattttgagcTTCagtatttgcatccaaaaattcTTTCACAAGATCTTTGTATCTTCGACCGCGACTGTATCCACaatgtttgaactttgaagagcctaagaaaatatttattttgaatgtCCGTGTTTATCACTTTATCtctattttgaaaattgaagccATTGGACGAGATTAGGAAAGGCTCAATTTCACTAGACCTACATGAATGATGAACTCAAATTCCGCTTGAGTATGTATAAAAACGTAGCCAGGAGATAAAATCAAGATCATTGTCATAATTGGAACAAAAAGAAAACCATAAGGAAAACAGAAAATATCTACTATGCAAACAAGATGAGCAAGATAGCCACCTAACCATATCTTCCCCTACCTCTTCCTCTTCCCCTTCCCCTACCCCtaccccttccccttccccttccccttccccttcctccATGTGATGTTTGATGGCTGCCACCATAATCCCTTTCATATGTGAACATGCTCATTCTAATGTCTTGCGCCTCAGCTTCATGGGGATCCCCTTGTACCTAATCAAGTAGCTGATAGATTGGAACAGGTACAGTGAACAGAAAGAAAAAACGGGAAGACTAAAGGGATTAAGCTACTGACCAAACAATCTTCAAGGTTAAATTGATTTTGAAGCTGCCTAGCAAGCTGGCCATCACGACTAATGTCCGACACCTCGTCTTCCTTCAATGGCTTTGCCTGGGCTTTTCTAGTTTCATATTCTTCAAGAGTATATACAACCGgatcttcttctttccctttcccTCTATGTTTCCGACCCTTAAAACGGCAGTTTTCCTGATTTGGTTGATTTAGTTTCTGAAGTAATTTTTGGGCAGCAGCTTGATTTTGCACAGGAACAGGTTCCACAGCTGTAGGAAGGGGTCAATATCGCGAAAAACATGAGAAACAACGTGGTACAGGCAATTATGTCTTATTTAAATGCTAAACAAGACATGGTTTTCATATTGAAGCTACAATTCATCAGTACATTCCGAAACACCATCAAGTCTATACACATATATAGTCACAGATGTGGAAAGTCAACTTGTTAAACCATGTCATTTGTATATGGTTTCCAATAACAAGTTTATAATGTTGACATTCCTCAATGAATTGAGAAACTGATGGCATTCCATGTTTCAACTAACAAAGACTATAAGAAAACTAAAGGCAAAGCAAACAATATCAAACCTCATAAATTTTTCCTGTTCTGAACTTTAGCTCAATCATAGACACAAGAAGTAATTAGAAAAAGGATCAGACAAAAACACCTTCTCTGGGTCTTGGTTCTGAAGTACTAGGCTTGTCCACAGCTTTTTCTGAGGGCAATTTGGGTTTTAAATTTACATCGGAGGAGATATCTGCTTTCTGAGTATGGCCTCGGTGTGAATCAGTTGCCTTCATCTTAGCTTCAGCAACCACAGCAGTGGGCTTACTACTACTAGACTTATAATCTGCATAGCCTGCCCAATATCACTATCTTTGTCAATTCCGCAAAAACAATTTGTgagttttgaaatttcaattgCAAGGAATGCATTTGGTGTTTAAAGTCCAACTGTAACATAGTCATTCATATCAATATTCATTTAGCATAAAATGAAATTAATAAAAGGTTAAAAGTTGAAAGACAGGAACTTTTGTGCCATTGATCCTACCACCATTTCGATAGTTCTTGGTTTGGTATAACTagcaagaaaaaggaaagaaatacaAAAGATTCCCATTTTGACCTGAGGAAGATCCAACCTGCAGCTTCACAAATGGAGGAGGTCCACCTGCGTCACGATCCTCTAGCTGTCTGAGAGATGATCGGGAAAATCCTGAATATTTTTGGTTCATCTGCCACTCTTCATAGAGTGATTCCACAACGCCTCCTAAAACAGTCAATACTTTAGGATTTAAGCAAGCTATACCATTATGAACTGCAACTTTGTTTTCCAAACAGATCTGTCCAATGGCAATAAAATAGTATCATATTACATAATGCTGATTTAGGAATACACATATAAGAATAAAGATATATAGAAAGAAAGAGACAAGGAGGGATATAGCGGTGATTTGGGTACATTTGGAAGCGTTAGTTTTTGTGAACACCCTCATATATGGGAACCCTTTCTTTCTCTCCTGTCTAATCTGAGTATTATGTATACAGCTAGGTCTTTGATAGAAACAGGTTTACGAGCAGAAATTGAAGGAATAACTAGCATATTGATATAACCTGAATGGATACCAATAAACTATAGCAATCAAGAAGCACAatatcgaaaacaaaagaaagaaggaaactcCCTGAGCTTTTGACGGTCTGAGCTCTTCCATGATTCCGCTAATTTCCCTAACCCTGCACATTCTTGCACCCTATGCAAGTATTCCCTCAGTTACCACTAGAGGACACTTAATTCTCTTTCCTattcctctccctctccctcaatTCCTTCCAAGACCCCTCTCTCTATACCCTAAATCCAAAACCCTAggcaaaataaaaatagttcacaTGGTCCTCAAGAAGAACTGATTCATTCAGATTCTGGATTTAGAATTACTTCACTACAAGGCATTTAAAGTTTTACACAGTATATAAAATACACTAATCAATGTACTgatctttaaaatataaattttttaaaaatagtaagTTTAGTTTTGATGCACTAACCGAGTAAAATTTATGTCTAAATCACATCCGTTCTTTTCGATGACTATTCCCGCAGTCAATGTCAAAGATAGTTTATCTTTGCTAACATACTGTCATGTAATTGGATACATGTGTAAAACTGTTTTACACtcagtatcaaaattaaattcaaatactaATTGTAACAGAAAATATGCCCTCTGTAATTATCCCATTGCAAAgaaataaacaaagagaaataaaataaagcattACCTTAGTACCAGGAGCCACATTGTCAGGTATAGACGGGATGTGAGAATATTCAATACCAATTATCTCGAAGTGCCCATCAGTGAGACACAACCTAAGAAGTCTCCGGCCACCAGAATTTCTTGTTACGTCATCTACACTGCTCTTAGAAATGTCCCTCACTGAAGATATCTGCTAAAACTAACAAACACTCGGTCACCATTTCCTTTAAAACAAGAATAATTAAAATGGCACAAAGATATATTAAGGAAGCAGCAAATCAAACCATTTGGTGTTTAAACCGCATCCAGGTCCTATTACCCGGAACCCATTAGTGTGGCTCCAAACTCACTAAATTCTCATGAGCAATGCTACATAACCAACAACATTCATTACTTTTTTGGCCAATACTTGTCAACAaaggtattttttatatttaaattctaaatccgAAACCCTAATATTATAAAACTAAAGTGGTGGCCGAAAGTGATATTAATAAAAAGTGTTGGCCCTAACATTTCTCAATTCTCATATAGG
Encoded here:
- the LOC112750608 gene encoding uncharacterized protein isoform X2, whose translation is MRFKHQMISSVRDISKSSVDDVTRNSGGRRLLRLCLTDGHFEIIGIEYSHIPSIPDNVAPGTKICLENKVAVHNGIACLNPKVLTVLGGVVESLYEEWQMNQKYSGFSRSSLRQLEDRDAGGPPPFVKLQVGSSSGYADYKSSSSKPTAVVAEAKMKATDSHRGHTQKADISSDVNLKPKLPSEKAVDKPSTSEPRPREAVEPVPVQNQAAAQKLLQKLNQPNQENCRFKGRKHRGKGKEEDPVVYTLEEYETRKAQAKPLKEDEVSDISRDGQLARQLQNQFNLEDCLVQGDPHEAEAQDIRMSMFTYERDYGGSHQTSHGGRGRGRGRGRGRGRGRGRGRGRGRYG
- the LOC112750608 gene encoding uncharacterized protein isoform X1 is translated as MAESSYDSDSGTLLETLRRRGWCLQENDQLKATVMIQRALAHDTSMVVDSVESELLNADLRSIGAKSLPEPSVLRSSPSSYLHGPKVLQISSVRDISKSSVDDVTRNSGGRRLLRLCLTDGHFEIIGIEYSHIPSIPDNVAPGTKICLENKVAVHNGIACLNPKVLTVLGGVVESLYEEWQMNQKYSGFSRSSLRQLEDRDAGGPPPFVKLQVGSSSGYADYKSSSSKPTAVVAEAKMKATDSHRGHTQKADISSDVNLKPKLPSEKAVDKPSTSEPRPREAVEPVPVQNQAAAQKLLQKLNQPNQENCRFKGRKHRGKGKEEDPVVYTLEEYETRKAQAKPLKEDEVSDISRDGQLARQLQNQFNLEDCLVQGDPHEAEAQDIRMSMFTYERDYGGSHQTSHGGRGRGRGRGRGRGRGRGRGRGRGRYG